In Lacibacter sp. H375, one DNA window encodes the following:
- a CDS encoding Y-family DNA polymerase, with protein MPATLQSIQPDLFTQHTVNGNYHSMYAIVDCNNFYCSCERLFKPHLDNKPVVVLSNNDGCIISRSDEAKLLGVDMAGPYFMAKPLIKKHDVAVFSSNYNLYGDLSMRVMDTLRSIIGEQNVEVYSVDEAFVDLSMFPTEELDRIARDMKATVEQWTGIKVSIGVAPTKVLSKLANRLSKKNKEKSGGVIVLDTMEKIKKSLAITHIGDIWGVGGQYAKRLKEQWFIDDALQLSKMSEEFGRLHLGGVVGVRLIRELNGIASKDMQDELVNKKMIATTRMFGSPVGDINDIKEAVATYTSRAAEKLRRQHSAANIISIFVVSKEENHNATFNRGITHSTYTTLPTATSFTNELIKPAVAMVDCLFKEGTLYKKAGVMLSGLVPDASIQGNLFLPETKNNGRLLMDMIDNINFSQRDDVLKFAASGTTRDWKMRQELRSPRYTTRWEELYEVR; from the coding sequence ATGCCAGCAACATTACAATCCATACAACCCGATCTGTTCACACAACACACTGTGAATGGAAACTACCATAGCATGTATGCCATTGTTGATTGCAATAATTTTTATTGCTCCTGCGAACGCTTATTCAAACCACATTTGGATAATAAGCCTGTTGTGGTGCTTAGTAATAACGATGGCTGTATTATCAGCCGCAGCGATGAAGCGAAGTTGTTGGGCGTAGATATGGCCGGACCTTATTTCATGGCGAAGCCATTGATTAAAAAACATGATGTGGCTGTGTTTAGCAGTAACTACAACTTGTACGGCGATTTGAGTATGCGGGTAATGGATACATTGCGTTCCATTATTGGTGAGCAGAATGTGGAAGTGTATTCAGTAGATGAAGCGTTTGTGGACCTGAGTATGTTCCCCACAGAAGAGCTGGATCGTATTGCACGTGATATGAAAGCAACTGTTGAACAATGGACAGGCATCAAAGTATCCATCGGCGTTGCGCCAACCAAAGTATTATCCAAGCTGGCGAATCGCTTATCAAAAAAGAATAAAGAAAAATCAGGTGGCGTAATTGTGCTGGACACAATGGAGAAAATAAAAAAATCATTAGCAATAACACATATTGGTGATATCTGGGGAGTGGGTGGCCAGTATGCAAAGAGATTAAAAGAACAATGGTTTATTGATGATGCATTGCAGCTGAGTAAAATGAGTGAAGAGTTTGGCAGGCTGCATTTAGGTGGCGTGGTGGGTGTACGTTTGATCCGTGAACTGAATGGCATTGCATCAAAAGATATGCAGGACGAACTGGTGAATAAAAAAATGATCGCTACCACTCGTATGTTCGGCAGCCCGGTTGGCGATATCAATGATATCAAAGAGGCCGTTGCTACCTATACATCAAGGGCTGCCGAAAAATTAAGACGACAACACAGTGCTGCCAACATCATCAGCATATTCGTCGTGTCGAAAGAAGAAAATCACAATGCCACATTCAACCGTGGCATTACACACAGCACATATACCACTTTGCCCACTGCTACTTCGTTTACCAATGAATTAATTAAGCCAGCTGTTGCAATGGTTGATTGTTTATTCAAAGAAGGAACGTTGTACAAAAAAGCAGGTGTGATGTTGAGCGGACTTGTTCCCGATGCTTCTATTCAAGGAAACTTATTTCTTCCTGAAACAAAAAACAATGGCCGGTTGCTGATGGATATGATCGACAATATCAACTTCAGTCAACGGGATGATGTGTTGAAGTTTGCAGCAAGTGGCACTACCAGAGACTGGAAGATGCGGCAAGAACTGCGCAGCCCACGTTATACGACAAGATGGGAAGAATTGTATGAAGTACGGTAA
- a CDS encoding LexA family protein, with product MDGEDFFGAAYKGSKQFTQQQVKTANATGFGAAADDYAERGIDLNEQLIKNKPATFFFKMKGDAMQQAGIFDGDILIVDRSLKLVNGKIIVAVLNGELLVRRFHKNFSSAFLIPENTRYKPVNLAEFSDFKIWGVVIHSIHSFEKLI from the coding sequence ATGGATGGGGAAGATTTTTTTGGCGCCGCTTACAAAGGCAGCAAACAGTTTACGCAACAGCAGGTAAAAACAGCCAATGCCACCGGCTTTGGTGCAGCCGCCGATGATTATGCTGAACGTGGTATTGATTTAAATGAGCAGCTCATTAAAAACAAACCGGCTACGTTCTTTTTTAAAATGAAAGGTGATGCCATGCAGCAGGCCGGCATTTTTGATGGCGATATTTTAATTGTTGACCGGTCTTTGAAGTTAGTAAATGGAAAAATTATTGTTGCGGTGCTGAATGGTGAATTGCTGGTGCGACGATTTCATAAAAATTTTTCATCAGCGTTTTTAATACCGGAGAATACAAGATATAAACCCGTGAACCTTGCGGAGTTTAGTGATTTTAAGATTTGGGGAGTGGTGATTCATAGTATTCATTCGTTTGAAAAATTGATATAA
- a CDS encoding 2'-5' RNA ligase family protein: MQLQSITTTTIPGYRIYEYLLVLNPHEELRNRIKKVKQEFYDVYKASSAIGGKPHITLANFLQYGLMEERLVNRLNMIAMGFHPVKVELRDYGSFPSHTIYINVVSKLPIQSLVKTIRTEAQRLMKPNDENKPHFMLEPTIAIARKLQPWQYEKGWLEYSHKHFTGRFIADGMLLLKRPLGDLSYQIVRRFEFQNLAITTKQGELFG, from the coding sequence ATGCAATTACAATCAATCACAACAACAACCATTCCCGGCTACCGTATTTACGAGTACCTGCTTGTATTAAACCCGCATGAAGAATTAAGGAACAGGATCAAGAAAGTGAAACAGGAGTTTTATGATGTGTACAAAGCATCGTCTGCTATTGGAGGTAAGCCACACATTACCCTCGCCAATTTTCTGCAATACGGATTAATGGAAGAACGATTGGTGAATCGTCTTAACATGATTGCCATGGGCTTTCATCCTGTGAAAGTAGAGCTGCGTGATTATGGAAGTTTTCCAAGCCATACCATTTACATCAACGTAGTGAGTAAGTTGCCCATACAATCATTGGTAAAAACAATTCGTACCGAAGCGCAACGACTCATGAAACCTAACGATGAAAACAAGCCACATTTTATGTTGGAACCAACGATTGCTATTGCACGAAAGCTGCAACCCTGGCAATATGAAAAAGGTTGGCTTGAATATTCGCACAAACATTTCACCGGTCGCTTCATTGCCGATGGAATGTTGTTATTGAAACGTCCGTTGGGTGATTTGAGTTATCAAATTGTACGGCGTTTCGAATTTCAAAATCTTGCGATTACAACTAAGCAGGGAGAGTTATTTGGGTAG
- a CDS encoding PA0069 family radical SAM protein, with product MSEKLQQDHYKVKPKDADETQPYHAGRGAQFNTKNRFLKNEVTKEHIEGIDDWEETNLKTQYIEVHPKTIVNKVESPDVGMSYSMNPYAGCEHGCIYCYARNVHEYWGYSAGMDFEQKILIKKNAPELLRKFLMHPKWDATPIMLSGNTDCYQPAEQTYRLTRGLLEVCNEFNQPVGILTKNAWILKDKDVLQEMGKKNIVSAMVSITSFNEDLRRVMEPRTVTAKAKLKVINELSSAGVRMGIMMGPMIPGLNEHEMQRIMKAARDNGATFTAYTFIRLNGAIKFLFHDWLYKNFPDRADKVWHHIEHSHDGKVNDTRFGVRMRGEGAIAQLVAQQYKKYGKLYGMNAEEWSLDRTKFRRPGMQTSLF from the coding sequence ATGTCAGAGAAATTACAACAGGATCATTATAAAGTAAAACCAAAAGATGCCGATGAAACCCAACCGTACCATGCGGGCCGTGGCGCACAGTTCAACACCAAAAACCGCTTTTTAAAAAATGAAGTAACCAAAGAACACATCGAAGGCATTGACGATTGGGAAGAAACCAATCTCAAAACACAATACATTGAAGTGCATCCAAAAACAATTGTCAACAAAGTTGAAAGCCCCGATGTAGGTATGAGCTACAGTATGAATCCATATGCAGGTTGCGAACACGGTTGCATTTACTGTTATGCACGTAATGTGCATGAGTACTGGGGTTACAGTGCAGGAATGGATTTTGAACAAAAGATCCTCATTAAAAAAAATGCACCGGAGTTGCTGCGTAAATTTTTAATGCACCCCAAGTGGGATGCCACACCCATCATGCTCAGTGGTAATACCGATTGTTATCAACCGGCGGAACAAACCTATCGTTTAACCAGAGGATTGCTGGAAGTATGCAACGAATTTAACCAACCTGTTGGCATCCTCACAAAAAATGCATGGATACTGAAAGACAAAGATGTGTTGCAGGAAATGGGAAAGAAGAATATTGTATCGGCCATGGTTTCTATCACATCCTTCAACGAAGATCTGAGAAGAGTAATGGAACCACGTACTGTTACCGCCAAAGCAAAACTGAAAGTGATCAACGAACTCAGTAGTGCAGGTGTACGCATGGGTATTATGATGGGGCCAATGATACCCGGATTGAACGAACACGAAATGCAACGCATCATGAAGGCAGCCAGAGATAACGGTGCAACGTTCACCGCTTACACATTCATTCGTTTGAATGGTGCCATCAAATTTTTATTTCACGACTGGCTCTATAAAAACTTCCCCGACCGTGCCGATAAAGTATGGCACCACATTGAACACAGTCATGACGGGAAAGTAAATGACACACGCTTTGGTGTGCGCATGCGTGGCGAAGGAGCTATTGCACAACTTGTGGCACAGCAGTATAAAAAGTATGGCAAGCTGTATGGCATGAATGCAGAAGAATGGAGTTTGGACAGGACAAAATTCAGAAGACCAGGGATGCAGACGAGTTTGTTTTAG
- a CDS encoding Dabb family protein, with translation MQQTRKSFIAKLSAATAAIAGLSSFKQKPMDKELKNIFIHHVYFWLKNADSKADRDKLVEGLTKLSKVKTIQNFHIGKPADTNREVIERGYAVSWFVQFANGADQASYQTDPIHLKFVEECSHVWSKVIVYDSVDV, from the coding sequence ATGCAACAAACCCGCAAATCATTCATCGCTAAACTTTCTGCAGCCACGGCTGCCATTGCCGGCTTATCTTCGTTCAAACAAAAACCAATGGACAAAGAATTAAAGAACATCTTCATTCACCATGTGTATTTCTGGTTAAAGAATGCAGACAGTAAAGCCGACAGGGATAAACTCGTGGAAGGTTTAACCAAACTGTCGAAAGTAAAAACGATTCAGAACTTTCACATCGGCAAACCGGCCGACACCAACCGTGAAGTAATTGAGCGTGGCTATGCCGTTTCATGGTTTGTTCAGTTTGCTAACGGTGCCGATCAGGCCAGCTATCAAACCGATCCCATCCATTTGAAATTTGTAGAAGAATGTTCACATGTATGGAGCAAAGTGATCGTGTATGATTCTGTTGATGTTTGA
- a CDS encoding ribonuclease H-like YkuK family protein — protein MEQRQWRKLNGEKIRRPIEDEVRAVLVREKEMGHELKVCIGTDSQVKGKETEFGTVIVFIRKGKGGFMYIHNESTKQKMSIKQRMLTEVAMSIDVAYGLCRLFTLYDVDMEVHADINTNPSFKSNDALKEAMGYIMGMGFAFKAKPEAFASSSCANKVVQ, from the coding sequence ATGGAACAGCGGCAATGGAGAAAATTAAACGGAGAAAAAATTCGGCGGCCTATTGAGGACGAAGTAAGAGCTGTATTGGTACGTGAAAAAGAAATGGGACACGAATTGAAAGTGTGCATTGGTACCGATAGCCAGGTGAAAGGAAAGGAAACTGAATTTGGAACCGTGATTGTTTTCATCCGGAAAGGGAAAGGAGGTTTCATGTACATACACAATGAATCAACAAAACAGAAGATGAGCATTAAGCAGCGGATGTTAACTGAAGTTGCCATGAGTATTGATGTGGCGTATGGATTGTGCAGGTTGTTTACGTTGTATGATGTGGACATGGAAGTACATGCTGATATTAACACAAATCCTTCTTTTAAAAGCAATGATGCATTGAAAGAAGCAATGGGTTATATCATGGGGATGGGTTTCGCTTTCAAAGCAAAACCGGAAGCCTTCGCCAGTTCCAGTTGCGCAAATAAAGTGGTGCAGTAA
- a CDS encoding AAA family ATPase: MENNNEQKVINANGIFDNGFLCGKSLYLYQFKSIPSANYIGGIDGEKAFNAVKDKFGHLILSTHTYRHYDAKLKRYGFNDTFMIMKNGCIMEFDNNYCEIYHNGSQDDFINECTLLMKVFKEKQRRKPLEINLISRGRNGFEFSQIEVKRTKLDLDLFYEDDFKEVNDVICKRLRNAKDKGIVLLHGLPGTGKTTYLRYLIGKIKKRVLFISPGVASEIMNPDFVQLLINNPNTVLVIEDAENIIMDRRHSNSSSVSNLLNISDGLLADFLNVQLICTFNSSLTMVDSALMRKGRLIAKYEFGKLGVEKANRLSNHFGFDKQIDQPMTIAEIANPHEKTQPVEKVEVIGFRRQVELMN, encoded by the coding sequence ATGGAAAATAATAATGAACAGAAAGTGATAAATGCAAATGGCATTTTTGACAATGGCTTTTTGTGCGGCAAATCACTCTATCTATACCAGTTTAAAAGCATACCAAGTGCAAACTATATTGGTGGTATAGATGGTGAAAAAGCCTTCAATGCAGTTAAGGATAAGTTTGGGCATTTGATCTTATCGACACACACGTACAGACATTACGATGCTAAATTGAAGCGTTACGGGTTTAACGACACATTTATGATCATGAAGAATGGATGCATCATGGAGTTTGATAATAACTATTGCGAGATTTATCATAACGGGTCGCAAGATGATTTTATAAACGAATGCACCCTGTTAATGAAAGTCTTTAAAGAGAAGCAACGCAGAAAGCCTTTAGAAATTAATCTTATAAGTCGTGGACGAAACGGATTTGAGTTTAGTCAGATCGAGGTAAAACGAACCAAGCTGGATCTGGACCTTTTTTATGAAGATGATTTTAAAGAAGTGAATGATGTTATTTGTAAGCGGCTTAGAAATGCTAAGGACAAAGGCATTGTGTTGCTGCATGGTTTGCCAGGTACTGGAAAGACAACTTATCTGCGTTACCTGATCGGGAAGATCAAGAAAAGGGTACTGTTTATTTCTCCCGGGGTAGCAAGCGAAATAATGAACCCGGATTTTGTTCAGTTGCTGATAAATAACCCCAATACCGTGTTGGTTATTGAAGATGCAGAAAATATTATCATGGATCGGAGACACAGCAACAGTTCATCTGTATCGAACCTGTTGAATATTTCAGATGGGTTACTGGCTGATTTTCTGAATGTGCAGTTGATCTGCACTTTCAACAGTTCGCTTACGATGGTTGATAGTGCGTTGATGCGTAAAGGAAGATTGATCGCAAAGTATGAGTTTGGAAAATTGGGTGTGGAGAAAGCCAATCGTTTATCAAATCATTTTGGTTTCGATAAGCAGATCGATCAACCAATGACGATCGCAGAGATTGCCAACCCGCATGAAAAAACACAGCCAGTTGAAAAAGTTGAAGTGATTGGTTTTCGCAGACAGGTGGAATTAATGAATTAA
- a CDS encoding slipin family protein, whose product MKRVKVNAYQVALVFKDGVYEYMLKEGKYWLWNKEVYVYDVTKPFVAPIELNILLQDAALAAALHVVEVKDNEIVLMYENGLFKQVLTAGRYTYWKGVINYTFVRADIGSIEIEKEIDRVVLQNRLLASYVRSYSVESYEKAVLFVDGKYVETLNSGVYYWWKNNIAVHVGKVDMRKQQLEINGQEILTKDKAALRLNAWAQYQMADIEKALLQNKAYDQQLYVAFQLALREYIAGYGFDELLEKKEAVAPFVLAQVKEKAEALGIEVMGFGIRDIILPGDVKEIMNQVLIAEKKAQANSIMRREETASTRSLLNTAKLMEENAMLWKLKEMEYVEKIADKISNISVSGNGVLIEQLKQIFVPQK is encoded by the coding sequence ATGAAACGTGTAAAAGTAAATGCCTATCAAGTGGCGTTGGTATTTAAAGATGGCGTGTATGAATACATGCTGAAAGAAGGTAAGTATTGGTTGTGGAACAAAGAAGTATATGTGTACGATGTGACCAAACCATTTGTGGCACCAATTGAATTGAATATTCTGTTACAGGATGCTGCCCTGGCAGCTGCGCTGCATGTAGTAGAAGTAAAAGACAATGAAATTGTGTTGATGTACGAAAATGGTTTGTTCAAACAGGTGTTAACTGCAGGCCGTTATACTTACTGGAAAGGAGTGATCAATTATACTTTCGTTCGTGCCGATATTGGCAGCATCGAAATTGAAAAGGAAATTGATCGTGTGGTATTGCAAAATCGTTTGCTGGCAAGCTATGTGCGTAGCTACTCTGTTGAGAGCTATGAAAAAGCGGTACTGTTTGTAGATGGTAAATATGTAGAAACTCTGAACAGCGGTGTGTACTATTGGTGGAAGAATAACATTGCAGTGCATGTAGGTAAAGTAGATATGCGTAAGCAGCAACTGGAGATCAACGGCCAGGAAATTCTTACCAAAGACAAAGCGGCTTTGCGTTTGAATGCATGGGCACAATACCAGATGGCCGATATTGAAAAAGCATTGTTGCAAAACAAAGCCTACGATCAACAATTGTATGTGGCTTTTCAACTGGCCTTGCGTGAGTACATTGCCGGTTATGGTTTCGATGAATTGCTGGAGAAAAAAGAAGCGGTAGCTCCTTTTGTGCTGGCACAGGTAAAAGAGAAAGCGGAAGCGTTGGGTATTGAAGTGATGGGCTTCGGCATCCGTGATATCATTTTGCCGGGCGATGTAAAAGAGATCATGAACCAGGTGTTGATCGCCGAAAAGAAAGCGCAGGCCAACAGCATCATGCGTCGTGAAGAAACTGCCAGCACCCGTAGCTTGCTGAACACTGCCAAGCTGATGGAAGAAAATGCGATGCTGTGGAAACTGAAGGAAATGGAATACGTGGAAAAGATCGCAGACAAGATCAGCAACATCAGTGTAAGTGGTAACGGTGTGTTGATCGAGCAATTGAAGCAGATTTTCGTACCGCAGAAATAA
- a CDS encoding DinB family protein, giving the protein MIQNVITRIREDLSKAFADLFLCFEANDELLDYRPAKGGWTIREVLEHVSITDHFLLILIRKGTAKAVEIAKDKNYDDLLLNYDLDWDKLKMIGEHNSFKWNRPEHMEPKGTLSLNEIKSTLKEQMLECLSFLDQMPKGEGVLYKTMMSVNDLGKIDVYHYIYFLVQHINRHLTQMEKVREEFKK; this is encoded by the coding sequence ATGATACAAAATGTAATTACTAGGATTAGGGAAGATCTATCAAAAGCATTTGCTGATTTGTTTTTGTGTTTTGAAGCGAATGATGAACTATTAGATTATCGACCTGCTAAAGGTGGATGGACAATCAGAGAAGTATTGGAACATGTTTCTATCACCGATCATTTCTTACTAATTCTTATCAGAAAAGGAACAGCAAAAGCTGTTGAAATAGCAAAAGATAAAAACTATGATGATTTGCTTCTTAACTATGATTTGGATTGGGATAAATTGAAAATGATTGGCGAACACAATTCTTTTAAATGGAACAGGCCTGAGCATATGGAACCAAAAGGGACATTGTCATTAAACGAAATCAAGTCAACTTTGAAAGAACAAATGCTGGAATGTCTGTCATTTCTTGATCAAATGCCTAAGGGAGAAGGAGTGCTTTACAAAACAATGATGAGTGTTAATGATCTCGGAAAGATTGATGTGTATCACTATATCTATTTTTTGGTGCAGCACATAAACAGGCACTTAACCCAAATGGAAAAAGTGCGTGAGGAATTTAAAAAGTAA
- a CDS encoding RtcB family protein, giving the protein MSKLKISGKELRAIGYPEGPVISVAMNVMQKNYKHHTKEEVMELLKAVLASPANYLDDAVLALIAKQLMPEEKESEGELSLNQNGIQFNVFGSEHIEQSAMHQMYTAAKLPVAVAGALMPDAHHGYGLPIGGVLATENAVIPYGVGVDIGCRMCLSIFDIDPKELVQREAFFAREIGEATLFGSGAQFKQSEDHEVMDNELFFELPLLKNLHGRAWKQLGSSGSGNHFVEFGVVEITEKDEVLGVEAGKYVGLLSHSGSRALGANIANYYTKIAISKRRLPQDAKNLAWLNLDEEEGIEYWLAMNLAGDYASACHHVIHQKIAKQLGRRPLKMVENHHNFAWKEKWEGRDVIVHRKGATPAGKNVLGIIPGSMTAAGFIVKGKGEMASVNSASHGAGRLMSRSRAMQSITHNALKDELKKHGVKLMGGGLDEAPFAYKDIELVMQSQQSLVDVVGKFTPKIVKMDGPSIKPWQKTREVEGE; this is encoded by the coding sequence ATGAGCAAGTTAAAAATATCAGGAAAAGAATTAAGAGCGATTGGCTACCCGGAAGGACCGGTGATCAGCGTCGCCATGAATGTGATGCAAAAAAATTACAAGCATCACACAAAGGAGGAAGTTATGGAACTGTTGAAAGCAGTGTTGGCATCACCTGCAAATTATTTAGATGATGCCGTGCTGGCATTGATCGCAAAACAATTGATGCCGGAAGAAAAAGAAAGTGAGGGAGAGTTGTCGTTGAACCAAAACGGAATTCAATTTAATGTTTTCGGAAGTGAGCATATTGAACAAAGCGCCATGCACCAGATGTACACCGCTGCAAAATTACCTGTGGCAGTTGCAGGAGCATTAATGCCCGATGCACATCATGGGTATGGCTTGCCGATCGGTGGCGTGTTGGCAACTGAGAATGCTGTGATACCTTATGGTGTTGGTGTGGATATTGGTTGCAGAATGTGTTTGAGCATTTTTGATATCGATCCGAAAGAGTTGGTGCAACGTGAAGCATTCTTTGCAAGAGAAATTGGCGAAGCAACCTTATTCGGAAGCGGTGCACAATTCAAGCAAAGCGAAGATCATGAAGTGATGGATAACGAATTGTTCTTTGAATTGCCGTTGCTGAAAAATCTGCACGGACGTGCATGGAAACAATTAGGAAGCAGCGGAAGCGGAAATCACTTTGTTGAATTTGGTGTGGTGGAAATTACCGAGAAAGATGAAGTGCTGGGTGTGGAAGCAGGTAAGTATGTTGGACTGTTGAGTCACTCTGGTTCAAGAGCATTGGGTGCAAATATTGCGAACTATTATACCAAGATCGCTATCAGCAAAAGACGGTTACCACAGGATGCAAAAAATCTTGCCTGGTTAAATCTTGATGAAGAAGAAGGAATAGAATATTGGTTAGCCATGAACTTAGCCGGTGATTATGCAAGCGCCTGTCATCATGTGATTCATCAAAAGATCGCTAAGCAACTTGGGCGAAGACCCTTGAAGATGGTGGAGAATCATCACAACTTTGCGTGGAAAGAAAAGTGGGAAGGAAGAGATGTGATCGTTCACAGGAAAGGTGCAACACCTGCCGGTAAAAATGTACTGGGCATTATTCCGGGTAGCATGACAGCCGCTGGCTTTATTGTAAAAGGTAAAGGAGAAATGGCATCGGTGAATTCTGCTTCACATGGAGCCGGACGTTTAATGAGTCGTTCAAGAGCGATGCAAAGTATTACGCACAATGCATTGAAAGATGAATTGAAAAAGCATGGTGTGAAACTAATGGGCGGCGGATTAGATGAAGCACCGTTTGCTTACAAGGATATTGAACTGGTGATGCAGAGTCAGCAATCGTTGGTTGATGTTGTTGGAAAGTTTACACCGAAGATCGTAAAGATGGACGGGCCGAGTATTAAGCCTTGGCAGAAGACGAGAGAGGTGGAAGGTGAGTGA
- a CDS encoding RNA polymerase sigma factor, translating to MQNQIQHYLTAAMRQEEQFTELYNQYASGIRKLCLGYTGDAMLAEDLLQESFVKVWKNMEKFRGDAAWSTWIYRIAANTCLTHLRKKNEQFVDADEERLAMIPDDERNKEQEVQLLYKCISKLAETDRLIITLVLEDKPYEEIAEITGITENNLRVKIHRIKKQLSEIYNSYERL from the coding sequence TTGCAAAACCAAATTCAACATTATCTTACCGCTGCAATGAGACAGGAAGAACAGTTTACAGAGTTATACAACCAGTATGCTTCAGGCATCCGCAAGCTGTGTCTTGGTTATACCGGCGATGCCATGCTGGCTGAAGACCTGTTGCAGGAGAGCTTTGTGAAAGTGTGGAAGAATATGGAAAAGTTCAGAGGCGATGCAGCATGGAGTACCTGGATCTATCGTATTGCCGCCAACACCTGTTTAACACACCTCCGAAAAAAGAACGAACAGTTTGTAGATGCTGATGAAGAACGCTTGGCGATGATACCGGATGATGAACGCAACAAAGAACAGGAAGTGCAGTTGTTGTACAAATGCATCAGCAAACTGGCAGAAACAGACAGACTGATCATTACACTGGTACTCGAAGACAAACCTTATGAAGAAATTGCCGAGATCACCGGCATTACAGAAAATAACCTGCGTGTAAAAATTCACCGTATTAAAAAACAGCTCAGCGAAATTTACAACAGTTATGAAAGACTTTGA
- a CDS encoding alpha/beta fold hydrolase, with amino-acid sequence MKKIINLLIICLIIFQANAQTNAFKVEVSGKGQPIILIPGYSCSGEVWQETVTHLKDRYECHVITIAGYAGVPKLDTPILKTVRNELINYVKTKKLNKPMLIGHSLGAFMSLWVSSVEPDLFGKIICVDGLPFVSAVSDTTANADVLKKNPQFNPEAVAKNFEMLPSENYVKNMTGAMLYQVKDTARAIQIATWSSQCDRRTLGYTIVEISTTDLREEIAKIKQPVLVLGSIYGTEANSHVMLNHQFRKVPNKTIEVANSKHFIMYDVPEWFYAKVDAFLQ; translated from the coding sequence ATGAAAAAAATCATCAACCTCCTGATCATCTGCCTTATCATCTTTCAAGCAAATGCACAAACCAATGCGTTTAAAGTGGAAGTAAGTGGCAAAGGTCAGCCCATCATCCTTATTCCCGGCTACAGCTGCAGCGGCGAAGTTTGGCAAGAAACCGTTACACATTTGAAAGACCGTTACGAATGTCATGTGATCACCATTGCGGGCTATGCAGGTGTGCCTAAGCTGGATACACCTATTCTTAAAACGGTTCGCAACGAACTCATCAACTACGTAAAGACAAAAAAACTGAACAAGCCGATGTTGATCGGTCATAGCCTTGGTGCTTTTATGAGTTTGTGGGTGAGCAGCGTTGAACCCGATCTGTTTGGGAAAATTATTTGTGTTGATGGGTTACCGTTTGTATCGGCTGTTTCAGATACCACTGCTAATGCAGATGTGTTGAAAAAGAATCCACAGTTTAATCCGGAAGCTGTAGCAAAGAATTTTGAAATGCTCCCCAGTGAAAATTATGTAAAGAATATGACGGGTGCGATGTTGTACCAGGTGAAGGATACAGCACGTGCTATACAAATTGCCACCTGGAGTTCGCAGTGCGATCGTCGCACATTGGGTTATACCATCGTTGAAATATCAACTACTGATCTGCGTGAAGAAATTGCAAAGATCAAACAACCGGTATTGGTACTCGGTAGTATTTATGGTACAGAAGCAAACAGTCATGTAATGTTGAATCACCAGTTTAGAAAAGTGCCGAACAAAACAATTGAAGTAGCTAACAGCAAACATTTTATTATGTACGATGTGCCTGAATGGTTTTATGCAAAAGTGGATGCCTTCTTACAATAA